The stretch of DNA GGCCATTCGTTTCAACCCCAGTTTCGACCTCGACTGGCTTGAATTTTCCATCGCCCAGAGACACCATCACGACACTGCGTTTGCCAGTTCGGATAAGGGACTCAGACGGCACCGTCAAGGCGGCAGTACGCGCCGCAGGTGTGAAGTTCACGGTAGCGAACATGCCTGGTACCAGCTTATTGCCGGGGTTTGCCAATTCCACTCGTGCGTTTAAAGTGCGTGTTGTTGGGTCAACCTCAGGGAGGATAGCGCTGACTTTCCCTTTTAGTACTAGCCCCGGTAAAGCGGTTGTCCTGGCCTCGACCAGCGCGCCCGGCCGGACATGTGAGGCGAGCGATTCAGGAACGTTTGCGTTGACCCATACGGTGGCCAATCCGTTGAGTTTGAAGAGAGGAGCGCCTGAGCTGACAGTCATGCCCTCGCGTGCAGTCAGCTCGGAGACCACTCCGCTGATCGGCGCGCTAATGGTAATGCGCGGTTGCACCCGTCCACTGTCGGTCACGCGTCGGATCTGATCCTCGGTCATTCCAGCCAAGCGCATCCTCTGACGGGAAGCATCGACCATTCCGCCGGGAGCGCTCGGCCCCATTTTTCGCGCGGCCAGGTACTCCTCTTGAGCCGCAACCCAATCCGGAACGTACAGCGCTGCCAGAGCCTGCCCTTTCTTGACGGGATCAAGGGGCGCCCGCACGAACAATCTCTCGACATAGCCTTCGGCGCGCGCTTGAACGAGCTCTGCGTTACGCTCGTTGTAGGCCACGCTGCCAACCGCCTCGACGGTCGGGGCAAGAGTCTCGGATGTCACTTCCGCCACCCGGATCCCCAGGTTCTGCTGAAAACGCGGGCTGATCGATACAGATCCGTCGTCGCTAACTTCGTCCGCATATACCGGGACGAGTTCCATATCCATGAAGGGCGATTTGCCTGGCTTATCAAACTTTTGCCCTGGAACCATTGGATCGTGCCAGTAGAGCACCTTCCGTCCCGTGGCGGGATCGGTATTCTGGTCGACTTGTGTCTTTGGGCCAGAAGCGGCGCTGCCCATGGGCACGCTCATTTTCATCCCATTTTGCATGCCCAGGTGATACAGGCCATAGCCGCCTGCTCCCACAACAGCCACAAGCAGCGCGGCCATAACGATCGGTTTGAGTTTCATATTGAGTCCTGATCAGTTCGAAACGGAAGGGGTATGTAAGCGAGATGTATTCGGAACAAGAAAATTGATTTGCGCCCACAGTCGGGCGATTTCCGTTTCCAGTTCCACCGCTTGAAGTTGCATTTGCGTTTCTTCACGCCTTGCCGTTAGCACTTCCGCTTGGGATGCCTTACCGCCGCGGTAAGAAGCCATCTGCGCGTCGACGCGCGAGCGCGCCAATGGGATGAGCTCACGTACATAACGTGCATGGCGATCCTGATTAGTCTTCCATTCATTGATCATGGCCTCGAGCTCTGCTACGTGGGCCCGGAGCATTTCGTCACGAACTGCTCTTGCTTCCTCGACCTGTGCTAGCCTTGCCGACAGTTCACGGTCTTGGCGATTCTTTCGGTTCCATTGCAGGGGGATCGAAACACCTAACGAAACCATGTTCGAATAGCCTGAGCCGCGCTGCTGGAAAGCCAGCTCAACGCTCCAATCAGCTTTTCGATCAGCCCGGGCCAGATTCGCTTCGGCTGTGGCGATCTCTTGTTGCTTGGTTGCCACCGCAAGCTCAGGATGATGGTTTAGCTCCCGTTCAATGTTGGCGAGATCAAGCCGGACCTCGTGAATGTTAGGCTCACCGGCGATGGGTAACTGAGCGGCCTCACCGACCCAACGCGCCAGTGCGATTCGTGCGTCGCGCAAGCGACGCTCGATTTCGCTTTTCCGATTCTCGAGTTGAGACAAATTGCTCTGCGCACTGAGAATCTCAGCCTGCGTACTGGTGCCGGACCTGTACGCTGCCTCGATGGCCTTTAGCTCCTGTTTTGCCTGCTCGAGCTGTTCCAACACTAGCGCGGCCATACGTTGCGCGTAGTAAATGTCAAGACCCGGCTGGTTATACACGCGCTTCCTGAACAATTCAGGGCGTTTTTCATGCCATTCCTTGAGCGCCTGAACGGGTGTTTTGTGTTGGAGCGCGCGTTGCGGAATGCTGTGGTTGTAGATCTTGACGTAATTGCGCAGCGTCGATTCCAGTTCGGCAGCTGAACCAAAACGGGTCTGGTTGACGATGTCGCTGATACGACCGTTGAAGCGCTCCACCATGCCGTTGGTCTGCGGATGACGAGGCGGGATGAGCCGGTGTTCGATGCCGAGCTGCTTGCACAGGCGGTCGAACACGTGTGTGCCGCTGGGTTCCTTCTTCTTGCCGCCAGCCGTGAAGCGGTCGGTGAACTGGCTGCCGTTGTCGGTCAGAAGCTTGACGATCTTGACGGGACAGGCTTGCTGGACTTTGTTGAGGAAGTCGCCACTGCTGCCATCGGTCTGGTCGGCATAGAGCTCGATGAAGA from Massilia varians encodes:
- a CDS encoding efflux RND transporter periplasmic adaptor subunit, whose product is MKLKPIVMAALLVAVVGAGGYGLYHLGMQNGMKMSVPMGSAASGPKTQVDQNTDPATGRKVLYWHDPMVPGQKFDKPGKSPFMDMELVPVYADEVSDDGSVSISPRFQQNLGIRVAEVTSETLAPTVEAVGSVAYNERNAELVQARAEGYVERLFVRAPLDPVKKGQALAALYVPDWVAAQEEYLAARKMGPSAPGGMVDASRQRMRLAGMTEDQIRRVTDSGRVQPRITISAPISGVVSELTAREGMTVSSGAPLFKLNGLATVWVNANVPESLASHVRPGALVEARTTALPGLVLKGKVSAILPEVDPTTRTLNARVELANPGNKLVPGMFATVNFTPAARTAALTVPSESLIRTGKRSVVMVSLGDGKFKPVEVETGVETNGRTEIVKGLEAGQQVVVSGQFLIDSESSLRATETRLGDAGASPEAKPADATHRGEGKIESIQKEEITISHGPVPSVQWPAMTMGFKVPAGSAPYPVAVGDSVSFRFKQTKDGAYEIVDISKIGQSNMGTMKGSKK
- a CDS encoding TolC family protein, with protein sequence MRDARIALARWVGEAAQLPIAGEPNIHEVRLDLANIERELNHHPELAVATKQQEIATAEANLARADRKADWSVELAFQQRGSGYSNMVSLGVSIPLQWNRKNRQDRELSARLAQVEEARAVRDEMLRAHVAELEAMINEWKTNQDRHARYVRELIPLARSRVDAQMASYRGGKASQAEVLTARREETQMQLQAVELETEIARLWAQINFLVPNTSRLHTPSVSN